A stretch of Sinimarinibacterium sp. NLF-5-8 DNA encodes these proteins:
- a CDS encoding Nudix family hydrolase, whose protein sequence is MAERPLIRVAAGVLQRPDGTVLLAQRPQGKIAAGWWEFPGGKIEAGESGFDALRRELIEELGVEIQHATPLIRFQHDYTDRRVQLETWLIHAWHGEPQPRENQTLNWLPVTALRAQPQALPTVMPIVAALALPTQYVLTAPDSTAAQVLNHLRHLPTGALLRLRWPQWSDADYVTQAACLIAPAQQQGLRVILDRDPAQVAALGADGWHASSAALQQLHARPDVPLALASAHRADDIARAAQLGFDAAVLGSVCPTPSHPDARPLGWAGFTQVRGFAPLPVYAIGGVSPVHLPDAWQAWAQGVAGISAYWPV, encoded by the coding sequence ATGGCCGAGCGCCCGCTGATTCGCGTCGCTGCCGGGGTGCTGCAACGCCCCGATGGCACCGTCCTGCTGGCACAGCGACCTCAAGGCAAGATCGCCGCCGGCTGGTGGGAGTTTCCCGGCGGCAAGATCGAAGCGGGCGAATCTGGCTTTGACGCGCTGCGTCGTGAACTGATCGAAGAATTGGGCGTGGAGATTCAGCACGCCACGCCATTGATCCGCTTCCAGCACGATTACACGGATCGCCGCGTGCAACTGGAAACGTGGTTGATTCACGCCTGGCACGGCGAGCCACAACCGCGCGAAAACCAGACGCTGAACTGGCTGCCGGTGACGGCGCTGCGCGCGCAGCCGCAGGCGTTGCCGACGGTGATGCCGATCGTCGCCGCACTGGCGTTGCCGACGCAGTACGTCCTGACCGCGCCGGATTCAACCGCTGCGCAGGTGTTGAATCACCTGCGTCACTTGCCGACGGGGGCGCTGCTGCGCCTGCGCTGGCCGCAGTGGTCGGATGCCGATTACGTTACGCAGGCGGCGTGTCTGATCGCGCCCGCGCAGCAACAGGGGCTGCGCGTGATCCTCGACCGCGATCCGGCGCAGGTGGCCGCGCTGGGCGCGGATGGCTGGCACGCCTCCAGCGCAGCGTTACAGCAATTGCACGCGCGTCCCGACGTACCGTTGGCGCTGGCGTCTGCGCACCGTGCCGATGACATCGCGCGCGCCGCGCAGTTGGGCTTTGATGCCGCTGTACTCGGCAGCGTTTGCCCCACGCCCAGTCATCCCGACGCGCGCCCGCTGGGCTGGGCAGGTTTTACACAAGTACGCGGATTCGCCCCGTTGCCGGTTTATGCCATCGGCGGTGTCTCGCCTGTTCATCTGCCGGATGCCTGGCAAGCGTGGGCACAGGGCGTGGCGGGGATTTCGGCGTATTGGCCTGTTTGA
- the argJ gene encoding bifunctional glutamate N-acetyltransferase/amino-acid acetyltransferase ArgJ has translation MAVNLTEPAALLPVAGVRLGVAQAAIKKPGRDDLLIIELVEGSRVAGVFTQNAFAAAPVQLCRQRLGQSQRLRALLINAGNANAATGRDGLDDARQTTAAVARALGCDADQVLPFSTGVIGQRLPVARMTEAIPRAVAALEADHWNTAARAIMTTDTVPKGVSARVMTAQGEVTITGIAKGVGMIEPHMATMLGFIATDARLTDRAVDQALRDAVNVSFNCVTVDSDTSTNDSCVLCATAQVGAQDVDVNDADYAPIAQAIRDVCTALAQSIVRDGEGATRFITLDISGARDGVEARQVGYAIANSPLVKTAMFAGDANWGRIVMAIGKAGVENLDPARVDVRLDDVQLLQGGEPHPDYVEERGAAVVAKPEFTIGVDLGRGSARARLWSCDFSYEYVKINAEYRT, from the coding sequence ATGGCAGTCAATTTGACGGAACCGGCCGCGCTGTTGCCGGTGGCAGGGGTACGGCTGGGGGTTGCGCAGGCGGCGATCAAAAAGCCCGGGCGCGATGATTTGCTGATCATCGAACTGGTTGAAGGCAGCCGGGTTGCCGGCGTGTTTACCCAAAACGCCTTTGCAGCGGCGCCGGTGCAACTGTGTCGCCAACGCCTCGGCCAAAGTCAGCGCCTGCGCGCGCTGCTGATCAATGCCGGTAACGCCAATGCCGCCACGGGTCGTGACGGTCTGGACGATGCCCGGCAGACCACCGCCGCCGTGGCGCGCGCGCTGGGCTGTGATGCCGATCAAGTGCTGCCGTTTTCCACCGGCGTGATTGGTCAGCGGTTGCCGGTGGCACGCATGACCGAGGCCATTCCGCGCGCGGTTGCCGCGCTGGAGGCCGACCATTGGAATACCGCCGCGCGCGCGATCATGACCACGGACACGGTGCCCAAGGGGGTCAGCGCGCGCGTGATGACGGCGCAGGGCGAAGTGACCATCACCGGCATCGCCAAGGGCGTTGGCATGATCGAGCCGCACATGGCGACGATGCTGGGCTTCATCGCCACCGATGCGCGACTGACGGATCGCGCCGTGGATCAGGCGTTGCGTGATGCGGTGAACGTGTCGTTCAACTGCGTCACCGTTGACAGCGATACCTCCACCAACGATTCCTGCGTGCTCTGCGCCACCGCGCAGGTGGGCGCGCAGGACGTGGACGTCAACGATGCCGATTACGCGCCGATTGCGCAGGCGATTCGTGACGTGTGCACGGCGCTGGCGCAATCCATCGTCCGCGATGGCGAAGGGGCCACGCGCTTCATCACGCTGGATATCAGCGGTGCGCGCGATGGGGTGGAGGCGCGCCAGGTCGGTTACGCCATCGCCAATTCGCCGCTGGTCAAAACCGCGATGTTTGCCGGCGATGCCAACTGGGGGCGCATCGTCATGGCCATTGGTAAAGCCGGTGTCGAAAACCTCGACCCCGCGCGCGTTGACGTGCGGCTGGACGATGTGCAACTGCTGCAAGGCGGTGAACCGCATCCCGATTACGTCGAAGAACGCGGCGCGGCGGTGGTGGCAAAGCCGGAATTCACCATTGGCGTCGACCTGGGGCGTGGCAGCGCGCGCGCGCGTCTGTGGAGCTGCGACTTCAGCTACGAATACGTCAAGATCAACGCCGAGTACCGCACTTGA
- the secA gene encoding preprotein translocase subunit SecA, giving the protein MMNNVLARVFGSRNQRVLKRCEQMVKKVAALEAQYVAMQDEELIAQTGVLRARLEQGETLEQIQADAFAVCREAARRVLGMRHFDVQLIGGAILNDGKIAEMRTGEGKTLVATLAAYLNALPGKGVHIVTVNDYLARRDAEWMGRVFRFLGLSVGVIVSGQSPQEKREAYACDISYATNNELGFDYLRDNMAFALADKVQRGQHYAIVDEVDSILIDEARTPLIISGPTDDDPELYRKINVLIPHLTRQEEEEGPGDFSVEEKNKQIFLTEAGFEKVEDLMRKNGLLSEEESLYDAANIILLHHLNALLRAHQLYKRDVEYIVRGGEVIIIDDFTGRMMPGRRWSDGLHQAVEAKEGVQIQQENQTLASITFQNYFRLYAKLSGMTGTADTEAFEFNSIYGLEVVVIPTNKPLLRKDHGDLVYMSAADKFKAIIAEIREAHARQQPVLVGTATIETSELLSGLLDQAGIHHEVLNAKQHEREAEIVAQAGRPGVVTIATNMAGRGTDIVLGGSLETELAAIAEDDTAAREAARQDWRQRHDLVLAAGGLYVIGSERHESRRIDNQLRGRSGRQGDPGASRFYLSLDDTLMRIFTPPRMRAMLQKLGMEEGEAIEHRWVTRAIETAQRKVEAHNFDIRKHLLDYDNVANDQRKAVYELRDSVMGSERVTPLVDDIRPDVVNAVIDAYIPPQTIEDQWNVSGLEEMLKRDFGLELPVRHWLDSEDDLNEKDLRARIEQHFCDAYTAKKEQVGAPVLEHFEKAIMLQVLDNLWREHLAAMDYMRQGIHLRGYAQKDPKQEYKREAFEMFNAMLARYKHDVISMLARVRIQTAEEVEQVEEQQRRQAEAREKQMQLQHSQAPGVDAGLGAEQVAAQAAGIGRRIESAPPATAPHTIVRDMPKVGRNDPCPCGSGKKYKHCHGALA; this is encoded by the coding sequence ATGATGAATAACGTGCTGGCCCGAGTATTTGGTAGCCGCAATCAGCGTGTCCTCAAGCGCTGCGAACAGATGGTCAAGAAGGTCGCTGCACTCGAAGCGCAATACGTTGCGATGCAGGACGAAGAGTTGATTGCACAGACCGGGGTTCTGCGCGCGCGGCTGGAGCAGGGCGAGACGCTGGAGCAGATCCAGGCCGATGCGTTTGCCGTTTGCCGCGAAGCGGCCAGACGGGTTCTGGGGATGCGCCATTTTGACGTGCAGCTGATCGGCGGCGCGATTCTGAACGACGGCAAGATCGCTGAAATGCGCACGGGTGAGGGCAAGACGCTGGTGGCCACACTCGCGGCCTATCTGAACGCGCTGCCCGGCAAGGGCGTGCACATCGTCACGGTCAACGATTATCTGGCGCGCCGTGATGCCGAGTGGATGGGACGGGTGTTCCGCTTTCTGGGCTTGAGTGTCGGCGTGATCGTGTCCGGCCAGTCGCCCCAGGAAAAGCGCGAGGCATACGCCTGCGACATCAGCTATGCCACCAATAACGAACTGGGGTTTGACTACCTGCGCGACAACATGGCCTTTGCCCTGGCCGACAAGGTGCAGCGCGGCCAGCACTACGCGATTGTCGATGAGGTGGACTCCATCCTCATCGATGAGGCGCGCACGCCGCTGATCATCAGCGGTCCCACCGATGATGATCCCGAGCTGTACCGCAAGATCAACGTGCTGATTCCGCACCTCACCCGGCAGGAAGAAGAAGAAGGCCCCGGCGATTTTTCCGTTGAAGAAAAGAACAAGCAGATCTTTTTGACCGAGGCCGGGTTTGAAAAGGTTGAAGACCTGATGCGGAAAAACGGCCTGCTCAGCGAAGAAGAAAGCCTTTATGACGCCGCCAACATCATCCTGCTGCACCACCTGAATGCACTGCTGCGCGCGCACCAGTTGTACAAGCGCGATGTGGAATACATCGTGCGTGGTGGCGAAGTCATCATCATCGACGACTTCACGGGCCGCATGATGCCGGGGCGGCGCTGGAGCGATGGTCTGCATCAGGCGGTGGAAGCTAAGGAAGGGGTGCAAATCCAGCAGGAAAACCAGACGCTGGCGAGCATCACCTTCCAGAACTACTTCCGTCTGTACGCCAAACTGTCCGGCATGACCGGCACTGCCGACACCGAAGCCTTTGAATTCAATAGTATTTATGGGCTGGAAGTGGTGGTCATCCCCACCAACAAGCCGTTGCTGCGCAAGGATCATGGCGATCTGGTCTACATGAGCGCGGCCGACAAGTTCAAGGCCATCATTGCCGAAATCCGTGAAGCGCACGCGCGCCAGCAACCGGTTCTGGTGGGCACGGCAACGATCGAAACCTCCGAGCTGCTGTCCGGGCTACTGGATCAGGCCGGCATCCACCACGAAGTGCTCAACGCCAAGCAGCATGAGCGCGAGGCCGAGATCGTCGCGCAGGCCGGGCGTCCCGGCGTGGTGACGATTGCGACCAATATGGCCGGACGCGGGACTGACATCGTGCTCGGCGGCAGTCTGGAAACCGAACTGGCTGCAATTGCCGAAGACGACACCGCCGCGCGCGAGGCGGCGCGTCAGGACTGGCGACAACGCCATGATCTGGTGCTGGCTGCCGGCGGGCTGTATGTGATCGGCTCCGAGCGACACGAATCCCGCCGCATCGACAACCAGCTGCGCGGCCGTTCTGGACGTCAGGGGGATCCGGGCGCTTCGCGCTTCTACCTGTCGCTCGACGACACGCTGATGCGCATTTTTACCCCGCCGCGGATGCGTGCGATGCTGCAAAAGCTCGGCATGGAAGAAGGCGAGGCGATCGAGCACCGCTGGGTCACGCGCGCGATCGAAACCGCCCAGCGCAAGGTCGAGGCGCATAACTTTGACATTCGCAAGCACTTGCTCGACTACGACAACGTTGCCAACGACCAGCGCAAGGCGGTGTATGAGCTGCGCGACAGCGTGATGGGGTCCGAGCGTGTCACTCCGCTGGTTGATGACATCCGTCCTGATGTTGTCAATGCCGTCATCGACGCCTACATCCCGCCGCAAACCATTGAAGATCAATGGAATGTGTCTGGGCTTGAGGAAATGCTCAAACGCGATTTCGGACTGGAGCTGCCGGTCAGACACTGGCTCGACAGCGAAGACGATCTCAACGAAAAAGACCTGCGCGCGCGTATCGAACAACATTTTTGCGATGCCTATACCGCCAAAAAAGAGCAGGTCGGCGCACCTGTGCTGGAGCATTTTGAAAAAGCCATCATGCTGCAAGTGCTGGACAACCTCTGGCGCGAGCACCTGGCGGCGATGGATTACATGCGTCAGGGCATTCACCTGCGCGGTTATGCACAAAAAGACCCCAAGCAGGAATACAAGCGCGAGGCGTTTGAAATGTTCAACGCCATGCTGGCGCGCTACAAGCATGATGTGATCTCGATGCTTGCGCGCGTGCGGATTCAGACGGCTGAAGAAGTCGAGCAGGTTGAGGAGCAGCAGCGGCGTCAGGCCGAGGCGCGCGAAAAACAGATGCAGCTGCAGCACAGCCAGGCCCCGGGCGTGGATGCCGGGCTTGGCGCCGAACAGGTCGCTGCGCAGGCCGCAGGCATCGGTCGCCGGATCGAGTCCGCCCCTCCGGCGACTGCGCCCCACACCATCGTGCGCGATATGCCCAAGGTGGGGCGCAACGATCCATGCCCTTGCGGCAGCGGCAAAAAGTACAAGCACTGCCACGGCGCACTGGCTTGA